From Pseudomonas asiatica, the proteins below share one genomic window:
- a CDS encoding YcjF family protein — protein sequence MASMETRFEEQFDNEMAQVKRPNLMIVGGTGVGKSSLINHIFGKTIAQVGTGKPITRGCHRYEDPKVPLVIFDTEGYEVTEGKASAGNFREKIIPEIKQRKHQALNEQIHLIWYCLSVANHRITDFDVDNLRLLTGELDIPVAVVLTQCDAEPIDEQGNGETSQAFRKVLRENGVNCEVFETCANNPTLDPELKLDLEKLITWSSTSLKDDALRQSFVAAQIASLPAKRSEAMNIIMTYSATTAASAGLNPVPMSDALLIVPQQIAMAASLAKLYGFDSMGEIAVSMLKGQILSLIGRQLAASLTKFIPVFGQVINAGVAGVITGGLGLALVEVYERAIDGYLKTGKSPDWTKLLSSELFMQAFNAGMSKWKANKA from the coding sequence ATGGCAAGTATGGAAACGCGATTCGAAGAGCAGTTCGACAATGAGATGGCCCAGGTTAAACGACCGAACCTCATGATCGTCGGTGGTACCGGGGTAGGTAAAAGCAGCCTGATCAACCACATCTTCGGCAAGACTATCGCCCAGGTTGGCACCGGAAAGCCGATCACCCGTGGTTGTCACCGCTACGAAGACCCCAAAGTGCCGTTGGTTATCTTCGATACCGAGGGCTACGAGGTAACTGAAGGCAAAGCTTCGGCGGGCAACTTTCGGGAAAAAATCATCCCGGAAATCAAACAGCGGAAACACCAGGCGCTGAATGAGCAGATCCACCTCATTTGGTACTGCCTGTCCGTCGCCAATCACCGCATCACGGATTTTGACGTGGACAACCTGCGCTTGCTCACTGGCGAACTGGATATTCCGGTGGCCGTGGTCCTTACCCAGTGCGATGCCGAGCCAATCGACGAGCAGGGTAACGGTGAGACCTCCCAGGCGTTTCGCAAAGTCCTGCGCGAAAACGGTGTGAACTGCGAGGTGTTCGAGACCTGTGCCAACAATCCCACCCTTGACCCAGAGCTGAAACTGGACCTTGAAAAGCTGATCACTTGGTCGAGTACATCGCTCAAGGATGATGCACTACGTCAGTCGTTTGTGGCTGCGCAGATTGCCTCGCTACCGGCCAAGCGTAGCGAAGCCATGAACATCATCATGACCTACAGCGCCACTACCGCTGCCAGTGCCGGGCTCAATCCGGTGCCGATGTCGGATGCGCTACTCATCGTGCCGCAGCAGATCGCCATGGCTGCCTCACTGGCCAAGCTCTATGGCTTCGATTCGATGGGTGAAATCGCCGTCAGTATGCTAAAGGGGCAGATCCTGAGCTTGATTGGGCGCCAGCTGGCGGCCAGCCTGACCAAGTTCATCCCGGTGTTTGGGCAGGTCATAAACGCTGGTGTGGCGGGGGTAATCACCGGCGGACTGGGGTTGGCCCTGGTCGAGGTGTATGAACGCGCCATCGACGGTTACCTGAAAACTGGCAAGTCGCCGGATTGGACAAAGCTGCTTTCCAGCGAGCTCTTCATGCAGGCTTTCAATGCCGGTATGTCAAAGTGGAAGGCCAACAAGGCCTGA
- a CDS encoding GTPase codes for MDQFAINLIVLGKSGVGKSSFCNYLFDQPGLFETGSGKPVTTWEKNFQSHTFAHMGHLLNVFDSVGLEADNYGRWLEQFDRFMQQRRERPMEPETWIHGAFYVINASSARLEPVDLNLIKRIGQDARIPLQVILTNADVAGDKVAALTREIHKLCPGVSVTPLCSVSVRKRGGQSTQAFGREEVLSLYLEQSHAFLSKRLAAMSCLNFKRVLMEMRNTVVSKIEKADLSLFKIADLDLDREIELPDFDEVFSDLRSFDDYLSSFGFVGDWETSDELESAVTRVFDDFQSEMEGRFKEIEDGFESDSLMRKVGALFEAAKIILTLKATLIGWLDEGFDRVNLELDRLFDKYAEQDNFFASCLVPSGLVVKSKLFGIF; via the coding sequence ATGGATCAATTCGCGATCAACCTCATCGTGTTGGGCAAAAGCGGTGTAGGGAAAAGCAGCTTTTGCAACTATCTGTTCGACCAGCCCGGCCTGTTTGAAACCGGAAGTGGCAAGCCCGTTACCACCTGGGAAAAGAATTTCCAGTCCCACACGTTTGCCCACATGGGGCACCTCCTGAACGTGTTCGACAGCGTTGGGCTAGAGGCCGACAACTATGGGCGTTGGCTTGAGCAGTTCGACCGTTTCATGCAGCAACGGCGCGAACGTCCCATGGAGCCGGAAACCTGGATACATGGTGCTTTCTATGTCATCAACGCCAGCTCGGCACGTCTGGAACCGGTTGATCTCAACCTGATCAAGCGTATTGGCCAGGATGCACGCATTCCCCTGCAAGTCATCCTGACCAATGCCGATGTGGCGGGTGATAAAGTCGCAGCCTTGACGCGGGAAATTCACAAGCTGTGCCCGGGTGTATCGGTGACACCGCTGTGTTCGGTGTCGGTACGCAAGCGCGGCGGCCAGTCGACGCAGGCCTTTGGCCGGGAAGAAGTGCTTTCACTGTACCTGGAGCAATCTCACGCCTTCCTGAGCAAGCGTCTGGCAGCAATGAGCTGCTTGAACTTCAAACGTGTGCTCATGGAAATGCGCAACACTGTGGTCAGCAAGATTGAAAAGGCGGATCTGAGCCTGTTCAAAATCGCTGACCTCGATTTGGACAGAGAAATCGAGCTCCCCGACTTTGATGAAGTGTTTTCCGATTTACGAAGCTTCGATGACTACCTCTCGTCCTTTGGCTTCGTGGGTGACTGGGAGACCAGCGATGAGCTGGAAAGCGCAGTCACTCGAGTATTCGACGACTTCCAGAGCGAGATGGAAGGGCGTTTCAAAGAGATCGAAGACGGGTTTGAATCAGACAGTCTGATGCGCAAGGTGGGGGCACTGTTTGAGGCGGCAAAAATTATACTGACCCTGAAAGCGACCTTGATCGGCTGGCTCGATGAAGGCTTTGATCGGGTCAATCTCGAGCTCGACCGCTTGTTCGACAAGTATGCCGAGCAAGACAACTTCTTTGCCAGCTGCCTGGTTCCGTCTGGTCTGGTCGTCAAGTCGAAGCTGTTTGGTATTTTCTAA
- a CDS encoding GTPase, whose product MGFEAINAVLPDQTDQINRLQYLLAEARLPVVSVIGKYNHGKSSLLNALVECEQFAVSDARETTALSDFEYQGVRWLDTPGLDADVARNDDQAAMTGAWQQSDIRLFVHCVREGELDQSECDMIDTLQQDALKSGRQTLIVLTQIEQVEEQTLANVQALMKQQAPKLPIIPVSAHRYRQGLESASALKIKKSGINELRQAVQSALAYVEQTRKDEVLALGESLEGLIDQGLTNLQARLLHQQAKRQALLANFVTEYQNLHSKLHKQLNKA is encoded by the coding sequence ATGGGTTTCGAAGCAATCAACGCGGTGCTGCCCGATCAGACTGATCAGATCAACCGTTTGCAATACCTATTGGCCGAAGCGCGACTGCCGGTGGTGTCCGTGATCGGCAAGTACAACCATGGCAAGAGCTCCTTGCTCAACGCATTGGTCGAGTGCGAGCAATTTGCTGTGTCCGATGCCCGGGAAACGACGGCGCTAAGCGACTTCGAGTATCAGGGCGTGCGGTGGTTGGACACCCCCGGACTGGATGCCGACGTTGCCCGCAACGATGATCAAGCGGCGATGACTGGCGCTTGGCAGCAATCGGATATCCGCCTGTTTGTGCACTGTGTGCGAGAGGGCGAACTCGACCAGAGCGAATGCGACATGATCGATACCTTGCAGCAGGACGCGCTCAAGAGTGGGCGTCAGACCTTGATTGTACTGACCCAGATCGAGCAGGTCGAAGAGCAGACCTTGGCGAATGTTCAGGCGCTGATGAAGCAGCAAGCACCGAAGTTGCCAATCATTCCGGTGTCTGCCCATCGTTATCGTCAAGGCCTGGAGAGCGCAAGCGCGCTGAAAATCAAAAAAAGCGGCATCAACGAGCTGCGCCAGGCTGTGCAATCAGCACTGGCTTATGTCGAGCAAACGCGTAAGGACGAAGTGCTGGCGCTGGGGGAAAGCCTGGAAGGCCTGATCGATCAGGGGCTGACCAACTTGCAGGCGCGACTTTTACATCAGCAGGCCAAACGGCAAGCGCTGCTGGCAAATTTTGTCACCGAGTACCAAAACCTGCACAGCAAGCTCCATAAACAACTCAATAAGGCCTGA
- a CDS encoding GTPase domain-containing protein — protein sequence MQEKAFIEALKGFEYLTQRVEADESKLKHWQSHLTRALSAQPSLGKLNRDGHLARQAEGVREVVRLCIEDWGRTWARNQPSAQLAETFGDKAVILVFGKVNAGKSSFCNFVAERFAANGEAVQYFHLADNAIVERDEPFAEGETETTSQIQGIRLGQKLILIDTPGLLSVTGVNGELTKRYTDSADAVLWLSSSTAPGQVQELAELEGELKRNKPLLPIITKSDFYNEDEVPGQDTLIKVLCNKTTANRSLQEGDVWKRAAQQLRASDLDEALLKPVVSVSVRYARKNAEQDDCLQAAGFERLFAQLQVIAQEARVYKESKATQLMVSHLENNVLSSLRSTVLPRLDELRDATRKAVQGLKVRSDQIASAVLADVLLKLADLLETHKSTQDVQALTKDVNALCQSTIEHYLTRELKDYVSELKGVLVDMSSDDVGSFEDLGVDVELVTGRGKQAAATATGTAIGTAIGTAFGGPIGAIAGGLLGGLLGGAAGNYMVETQMVRQVVGVSYARLHGKLEADLRARLPKAVGAAVDTCIESIDLVDVEAMRLFDIIASSEQDLKCLKESVAR from the coding sequence ATGCAGGAAAAAGCATTTATCGAGGCGCTCAAAGGGTTCGAGTATTTGACCCAGCGGGTGGAAGCCGACGAAAGCAAACTGAAGCATTGGCAATCTCATCTGACCCGCGCGTTGAGCGCCCAGCCCTCGCTGGGCAAGTTGAACCGTGACGGTCACCTGGCGCGCCAGGCCGAAGGTGTACGCGAAGTTGTGCGGTTGTGCATCGAGGACTGGGGACGCACCTGGGCGCGTAATCAGCCTTCGGCACAGCTTGCCGAAACGTTTGGCGACAAAGCCGTGATCCTGGTGTTTGGCAAGGTCAATGCCGGTAAGAGTTCGTTCTGCAACTTTGTCGCCGAACGCTTCGCTGCCAATGGAGAGGCGGTGCAGTACTTTCATCTGGCCGACAACGCGATCGTCGAGCGCGATGAGCCCTTTGCCGAAGGTGAGACAGAAACCACCTCGCAGATCCAGGGCATCCGCCTGGGGCAAAAGCTGATTCTCATCGACACACCCGGATTGCTTTCGGTGACAGGTGTGAATGGTGAACTGACCAAGCGTTACACCGACAGCGCCGATGCGGTGCTGTGGTTGAGCAGTTCCACTGCGCCAGGTCAGGTGCAGGAGTTGGCTGAGCTGGAGGGGGAACTCAAGCGCAATAAACCCCTGCTGCCGATCATCACCAAAAGTGACTTTTACAACGAGGATGAGGTTCCCGGGCAGGACACGCTAATCAAGGTGCTGTGCAACAAGACGACGGCCAATCGTTCACTGCAGGAAGGCGATGTGTGGAAACGTGCTGCACAACAGCTGCGCGCGTCTGACCTCGATGAGGCGCTGCTTAAACCTGTGGTGTCTGTGTCGGTCCGGTATGCCCGTAAGAACGCAGAGCAGGACGATTGCCTGCAGGCGGCTGGTTTTGAGCGGTTGTTCGCTCAGTTGCAGGTGATTGCCCAGGAGGCCCGCGTTTACAAGGAAAGCAAAGCCACGCAGCTCATGGTTAGCCACCTTGAGAACAACGTGCTGAGCAGTTTGCGCAGTACCGTGCTGCCCAGGCTGGACGAACTGCGAGACGCCACTCGCAAGGCGGTTCAGGGCCTCAAGGTACGTAGCGATCAGATCGCTTCGGCGGTGCTTGCCGATGTGCTGCTCAAACTCGCTGACCTGCTGGAAACGCACAAGTCCACGCAAGATGTTCAAGCGCTGACCAAGGATGTCAATGCGCTGTGCCAGAGCACCATCGAGCATTACCTGACGCGTGAGTTGAAAGACTACGTCAGCGAGCTCAAAGGTGTGCTGGTCGACATGTCCAGTGATGACGTCGGCAGTTTCGAAGACCTGGGTGTTGATGTCGAGTTGGTTACCGGGCGAGGTAAGCAAGCGGCGGCGACAGCCACTGGCACGGCGATCGGTACCGCAATCGGCACTGCGTTCGGCGGGCCGATTGGTGCAATCGCTGGCGGGCTTCTGGGTGGGCTGCTCGGTGGCGCTGCCGGTAACTACATGGTCGAAACGCAGATGGTCCGGCAAGTGGTCGGGGTCAGCTATGCACGCTTGCATGGCAAGCTCGAAGCCGACTTGCGCGCGCGTTTGCCCAAGGCCGTTGGCGCTGCGGTAGATACCTGCATCGAGTCGATCGACCTGGTGGACGTCGAGGCCATGCGCCTGTTCGACATCATTGCGAGCAGTGAGCAGGATCTGAAATGTTTGAAGGAGAGCGTTGCCCGATGA
- a CDS encoding GTPase, whose translation MNPFEQYKTLIASSCSIASRYLPDAPARIDQLIEQIDERKVHVMLFGAYNAGKSTLINALLGEERAVVGDIPTTDTVHHFDWDGHVLLDTPGINAPIEHDEISTEQLKRANLILFVLRQEDQDAQNIVERIFTLLSQRRQLFIVLNYEDSDPAVIERIQASFSRTLLNYARTHALDEAWVEQLPVILMNVRSASRGRLEGKAKLLEHSGYDVFIARFKQWLQRFDGEEQLLEQTCTMIERALLTPVSVQLEREMPPAQQLGAIDAQLEHMARQQQQLKNSARHLVRREILAARLTIERALDQSGDSASLTRALEVLAQGIAEKLQQWLESELQMMRKAQIDDLLLDAGVDPKLYANAEESELLDKLSGPVFAQLKGINQDHLTSLLVLGRKLKIPLLKGRWLSTLQKWAGRAAPVVQLVFAVAEIFLAARSEEKENERNHSRALQRIQWIEETGAELENALVQSAGELIDQLFIDQRKPYEQSLVALQSAASQLEKDCSDWRELTRTLRAVEF comes from the coding sequence ATGAACCCCTTTGAGCAGTACAAAACGCTGATTGCCAGTTCCTGTAGCATCGCTTCGCGCTACCTGCCGGATGCGCCTGCGCGTATCGATCAGCTGATCGAACAGATTGACGAGCGCAAAGTGCACGTCATGTTGTTCGGTGCCTACAACGCTGGCAAAAGCACGCTGATCAATGCCTTGCTGGGTGAAGAGCGTGCGGTGGTGGGTGATATTCCCACCACCGACACCGTGCATCACTTCGATTGGGACGGGCATGTGTTGCTCGACACACCGGGGATCAACGCGCCGATTGAGCATGACGAAATCAGCACTGAGCAACTGAAGCGCGCCAACTTGATTCTGTTCGTTCTGCGCCAGGAAGATCAGGATGCGCAGAACATCGTTGAACGTATTTTCACGCTGCTCTCCCAGCGCCGTCAGTTGTTCATCGTGCTCAATTATGAAGACAGCGACCCTGCTGTCATCGAGCGGATTCAGGCCAGCTTCTCGCGCACCTTGCTCAACTATGCGCGAACCCATGCTCTGGATGAGGCATGGGTCGAACAGTTGCCGGTGATTCTGATGAACGTCAGGTCGGCCAGTCGCGGACGCCTTGAGGGCAAAGCGAAGCTGCTTGAGCATTCGGGTTACGACGTCTTCATCGCTCGGTTCAAACAGTGGCTGCAGCGCTTTGATGGCGAAGAGCAGTTGCTTGAGCAAACCTGCACGATGATTGAGCGGGCACTGCTCACGCCGGTCTCCGTTCAACTTGAACGCGAAATGCCCCCGGCACAGCAATTGGGCGCGATCGATGCACAGTTGGAGCACATGGCACGTCAGCAGCAACAGCTGAAAAACAGCGCCAGGCATCTGGTGCGTCGCGAGATTCTGGCAGCACGGCTGACGATCGAGCGTGCCCTTGATCAGAGTGGTGACTCTGCTTCGCTGACGCGAGCGCTGGAAGTTCTGGCCCAGGGCATTGCCGAGAAGCTGCAGCAATGGCTCGAAAGCGAACTGCAGATGATGCGCAAAGCGCAGATCGACGACTTGCTGCTCGATGCCGGGGTAGATCCCAAGCTCTACGCTAATGCCGAAGAAAGCGAGCTGCTGGACAAGTTGTCCGGGCCAGTATTCGCCCAGCTCAAAGGTATCAACCAGGATCACCTGACTTCGCTGCTTGTTCTGGGGCGCAAGCTGAAGATTCCACTGTTGAAAGGCCGTTGGCTGTCGACATTGCAAAAGTGGGCGGGACGCGCGGCGCCTGTGGTGCAGCTGGTGTTTGCGGTTGCAGAAATTTTTCTGGCGGCGCGCAGCGAAGAAAAAGAGAACGAGCGCAATCATAGCCGTGCCCTCCAGCGTATCCAATGGATCGAAGAGACCGGTGCCGAGTTGGAAAATGCCCTGGTTCAGAGTGCCGGCGAGTTGATTGACCAGCTCTTCATTGATCAGAGAAAACCGTATGAGCAGAGCCTAGTGGCCCTGCAAAGCGCTGCCAGCCAGCTTGAGAAAGACTGCAGTGACTGGCGCGAGTTGACACGTACCTTGCGGGCGGTGGAGTTCTGA